The DNA window TGGCCAGAGGCCTCTGGCCTAACGCCGCCATGACACCTGATGCCCCGCCGTCGGCGTCGGCCGCGCAGCATCTGGCCCGCGCGCTGGGGGCGGCGATGGCCGAGACCGCTACCGGTCAGCGGGCACTGGCTGTGGTCAGCGGGGTGGCACACACCACCATCGGGCGGATCCTGGCCGGCACCGTGCTGTGCGACATCGGCTCGCTGGCTCGCCTGGAACACGCCCTGGGCCGGCGGCTGTGGCCCGAACACCCAGACGCCGCCACCCACCGCCGCCTCGGCGGGAAACCGCACGCTCACCATCGCGATGCCGTCTGACACATGAGGCAGATTACAGAATCGTTATTCGGTTGGGGTGTTACCGCGACCGCGTGTTGCGCTTGACTCGTGTTCCACGCGCCGCAACAATGGGTTTCGGGCGCACGCGCGCGTCAGGGTAGCGAGGGAGTGGGTGTAACGCTATGGCAAAGACCAGCAAGTCGCTGATCGACCTGATCGAGATCGCCGCCACACGGCACGGCGGGGCATCCGGACGCCGCCTGGCCGAGCTGGCGCAGCGCGCCGGCCACGAT is part of the Mycobacterium sp. HUMS_12744610 genome and encodes:
- a CDS encoding helix-turn-helix domain-containing protein produces the protein MARSNGDKPPVAYVARGLWPNAAMTPDAPPSASAAQHLARALGAAMAETATGQRALAVVSGVAHTTIGRILAGTVLCDIGSLARLEHALGRRLWPEHPDAATHRRLGGKPHAHHRDAV